ACgaaatctccaaagcgaacaaagaTGTAATAAGGTTATAATGCAtttactatattttatcattgcTACATGGAAATCATTTGTCAATATAAACCAACATGCAGACCTATCATACGTTTAGGTACTCTACATCCATGCTTTTACAAAGCGCAATAATGACTTGATCAGAAGGAACTGTTGTCAGATTATTAAGAATGGCATAGAATGGCATATTTGACATCAATATTGATTCAGTAAGAGTCTTTGGATGGGAAATTAACTCATTTATTCGAAAACAAGTTGACATAATAAGggttatgatatattttaaattggtaTGAAACTAAACCCCAAATAGTCATACCAGGCTATCAGTTTAATACGGCAGAATCACATTTCgcttacataagactcatcattgatcCTGACACTAAGATCAAGATagttagaaaacaaaacaagtacaaagttgaagagcattgatgaccgaaaattccaaaattttgtgccaaatacggctaaggttatttatgccttttataagaaaatctttagaatttcgaataattcataataGATATTCATGTTTTCACTGAAGTTCCGACTACTCGGATTGTGATACCATCAGAGACGAAGCGGaaaccagcagtggcatcgacccagtggtgttcaTAGTTAAATTCAAAGGTtgcaggcttataatttaatacgccaaaaCGCGCATTTCGGCtgtaatccaccattttctacattagaaaaagcctgtaccaattcaggaatatgacagttgttatccattcgtttgatgtgttttgatttttgattttgccttttgacttttgattttcctttttgagttttcctcggagtttagtatttttgtgtttttacttttcgtaGACATAAAAGTCATCGGTGACGctaagatcaaaatagttagaaagccaaacaagttcaaagatGAAAATCATTGATGaacccaaaaaattaaaaaaaagttgtacaaAATACGATTAAGGTTATCTACGCCAGGGATGAGAAAAttcttagtatttcgaataattaaTCCTTTTGCAAACTGCAAATTCATAAAACAAGAGGGATTGTGCTGATTTTCAAAGGATGACGACATAATATTCAAATCAGTTTAATTAAGGTCTAGAGCTGTTATTTCAGTCACTACTAGAAGATCTTTgtttaattatgtattattgttattttccgTTGCTTCATTTGTTACTTTTTCTGTCATCGGATTCGCACTTTCTTTAAATTGAGTTGAACTGTGCGTATTATTGCGTGTTGCTTGATTCTACATTTGCtagatatacatttttgtaaataggGAGAGTTGAGGTTCCACAAATATGTTAAACAACGCCACattaattcatttatatgttttggtgttgagtatgacgtccatttgcAATAAAGTAGTTCACATACatttaggggctagctgaaTGTGTGGGTGTAGGTGTGGGtttaaagacccattggtagcCTTTTTCTGTTATCTGCTGTTTGATTGgattgttatctctttgacataCACACAATGTCCattctattttttcttttattgttatttgtgtGTACATACCAGGATAAAATTTACCAATATTATGTTCCTGGCAACTAAACGTTGAACCTTTTAACCTTTTTAAACAGAAATTGAATGATAAAAGTATTTTAACGCTTTATAACTTAATACTGACATGTTTCACTTTTATGAAGTTGAGTTTGTGAAAGGACATCTTcctcaaaaacaaaacaacttaGTTAAAAACTAAGACCAATACCTGATGATATGGGATTAATTTgaaatgtccagtggcaaaataattttgtgaaattagatatctATTTTAATGCATAGAAACACACTTTAACAATTTACACAGGCTCAACAAGAAATCAGTCTATACAAAACTCATACCAATCAAGGAGAAAAGATTAAAAGTAAGAATAACAGGTGTATATCTGGTGTAGAATCATTGTCGTAAGGAAACCTTCGAACTATGCAACATAATAACAGTAGTACACTTCAGTGGTATCTGTTTTCTTTGGATGAGTTCCACCATCACTGCTGTTGTTCCTGTCATCTTCATCGTCCGTCTTCACAGATTCCTGACGGACAGTCATTCCACGTACACGCTGGCACGACGAGGTGTACTGGTACAAATAAAAAGGCTCTCTGGTTGGTAGATTAATGTAACTGTAGGCCGAGCCATCAGAcctattaaaatttgataatgtAGAAATCATGTATTGATCATAAATCTAACCTTCTTTAAATTTCTAGGAATATCATTAGTTAAAAGTGACCACGTggaaaacatgtatatttcaaaaGGGATTTGTAGGCGTGGTATATTTTAATACACGGCTAGTAGAGGTGTTATGTTCCTTTATTAAAAAACACGGCGTCGGAGAATTATAGAAACATTTAAACTGCTTAACACATAACGACACTAACGacgaaaaattataaaaaatacagaaaaggcTTATCAGTTGTTGCTATTggcattttactttttatatggaAGACTTGATCCCTTTTGTAAGCCATAAGTAAACAATGCCTCATGTTaaaatagtttataagatatattcGTTACACATTATCAAAGTGACCCAAAACGATATATATCGTTTTAGGGCACGAGAAAACTGTGTAATTAATAATATCTCTACTCATGTTCAAGTGTTTTAAATGTGACATATATCTGAACATTAAACTGTTTGCCTGCTTTTTGCTGCTAAACAAATACAAGTATTTTGAAATCGTGTATTATCCATAAagatgatatttttctttttaatacgTTTTCCCATTAAATCTTCTCAAGAACTACTTGATTGtaataaagatatttaaatggtaTCTGCTAATATTTGTGACGAAGCTGTATATGTTTAGATGAAGCTATGTGTAGTAGTttctaaaaaatcaaatagtcCGCTTTACATATTTCTCATTATGCgtcgttttaatgtaattttatccgaatttgaagcgtacaggtaacgtaatAGCCTCCactttgtaagttttcatttgtatgacgtcacgtttagccatgactTCTTTTtaccaaaatcattcatgaattttcgcggaatttttttttatttgacaaatttagacattttttcaagatttgtcgtattttttctttttgtaatgcattagaatcggaataacagtactgtagttgaagagttgccaccatCAATTTCGATttcgctacgcgtcgccagttaaactgcatttgcgacagtcaaatctacaattgacagTGGCAattcttcaactacagtactgttattccttaaatataATGGTATATTCTAATTATGAAAATGAAGACTGGAACTGATTTCAAAGTGGTTTTTTAATAACACTGTATAATTGGTTCCCATCAAATAAGCCTAAGACAAAATTTGAACTATgcaaacagttatcaaaggtaccaagattgTAATTTAATACTTCAGatgcgtgtttcgtctacaaaagacttattagtgacactcagatcaaaatagttattagCCAAaccagtacaaagttgaagagccttGATGACCCTAAAGTGTCAGCGTCCATGAACCATAATGTGAGTAATGAACTCTATTTAAATGAGACTTGCAAATGGTCATAAATCTGCATACGGAATATCATTAACTAAGTCAAAGTGCGACAAAATAAATGAGCTTAAGTTAAAAACATAACTTattaaatagttttcaaaagtaCAAGGATTCTAATTTTGTACGACAGTTTCgtgtacataagactcatcagtgacactcatatcaaaacatttataaaaccaaacaagtacaaagttgaagagcaatgagaatccaaaattcaaaaacgttGTACCAAATACGAATAAGTTCATCTATGcctgggtaaaaaaaaaacactttttttcgaacaattcaaagtttggacaacaggaaatttatcataatgaccacattattgattttcatgtcaATGCCAAAATGTTGACTCCTGGACTGATGATACCCTCTGGGACGGAACATACACCAgcaatggcatcgacccaggagtgtaaatagttatatttttttggtacaaggattataatctAGTACACCAGACGTTGACGAAAAAATGACATACCTGCAACAGTACTCTATTTTTGTGTTCCTGTCGTAGACTCCATATGGAAGAACACCACCATGTGAGTTAGCATTTGCATTATCCTCGTCGTCCCAATAGATATTGCCAGTGGAAAATCCTATGAgtagatatttgatttaaacgGTCATTATTTATTATACTGTGGATACATTATCATCGTACTTCTTTTACATTTCTTagaatataattgtttaaaagcAACCGCGTGGAGACAATAAACTTAAGATAAGTAGGCGGAGCTTCAATCAACGGACAGCAGTTGTAATACGTCCCTTTATAAAGACAACATAGTGTTTAGGGAAAACCTAAAAAGTTTCAACGAACGAAGAAATTTATGTgaacgattgaaaaaaaattcatgaaacaCATTTAACGGTAACAAGTTGTTAATGTTGGCATCTGATTTAGATACACCAATGAAAGTAGGGTTTTAATACTAGTTGTATTGAAGACTTGATCTTTTTTTATAGGTCACTAGTCTAAGAACCATATGCTAAGCCAATCGATTAGATGAATTCGGTACAAAGTGTGCTACTGACTTAATATAACACCATATTGAATTTACGCaaacctctttcgccaaaacaaaaCAGATTTCGCcacttcattatttttttcgccaagtaaaTATTTTTCGTGTTTAAAATGTACCTTTTTGTTAACCCCCCTCCCACACTCCCTTAAAAAAGATGACTTTGTTTATGATTATTCTGTCAAACTTATTTTAGAGtctacattttaatgaataaacacaaatatttactttaaaacaaaagactttttttaatcaaaagggtaaaatatgcattgtattttaaacaacttttctaaattaACGAGGGGGACACTATACTTGGattaataaagaagatataagtcctgaaatataacaaaattaatggaaatgttttgatatgatcAAAACAGTATAGTTCGTAGGGAAAGTttctttataagaaaaatactgATGTGCCCTTTTGTACTAAGTGTATTTTACAACAGACCAAAAGCTTTCATCAAATGACATTGATCCCTCATAGcatgtgtagtcattacatCTGTTTAATAGATTTcgtcataacgacagttttcttttcgtGACcatcgaaaattaaaaaaaaatgggacgTAAAATCATGCTTGAAACAAGTGTGTCATTCAAACGTCTTTAAAGTAGTCTCCCTTGTCAATTACCTATATTAAAGTCAGAGGATAATTCAAGTTTTAAATCGgagatttttcttgcttttgaatatttttcgttacaacaacagctttcttttctaaattatCTTTAATAGGGGAGGTGACGTCAaaagtttgcttcaaacacgtgcgtcgcaacGTGATAAACAAACTCTGTATGTGACATTAAgtagaagccatttaaccatatcattttgtcaaacaattcaatcaacacctttattaaatAGTCCTTTGTAGTCgatagctataaaatgcaatcagctgattttTTTGTCTAACTCTTAATGAGGTCGAGGTAAATTCCGAATGTTGTCTAATCGGATGAAGTCCGAGAAactcgaaaaaagtaaaaaaacaagatggaggaaaataaatcgttatatatattaatttcgccaaattcttacacaaatgacgaatttttatcggtataattattatgttttcGCAAATTGctaaaatggcgaccgccagtgGAAACCCTGGGTCCAATGCAAGGACCCTATAagtaaatcaatattaacgccaaaatatgcaatctttaatgacctaaCAACAGTATCATAACTATATCCTttcttaataaatttatttaaggttttgttagcttctgaGTTGATAACTGACATGTTTGTGCTTTATTAAGAGTGCTGTTTGTTTGATAATATTTAGTTAAAACTTAAGTGACAAAAACATGGATATGATGTTTGGAAATCAAAACTGTAGACAAACCTGAAGGACATGAACTCCCATATCTGGCAATACAATAATTTCCACTTGGCCAGGATCCTGATCCGCTGTAGGATGTTTTTGTACAGTAATACAACTTTGTATTTCTACCAAAAGTACCTAGACGTACataaagaaaagtaaatgctggttttattattaaatactTATCCATTTATCAATCTaattaaacatatcaaaatcggcatctggttttttttctccgTTTTTCCGTTTGTCTATTAATTAATGATTTCTTTAGATTTAGATATTCATTCTAAACAAGTCAAGTTACACGCTTgcgattatttttttatttgattgtttcaTTTCGCTAAATGCTTTTTCTTTGACTTAATTTTCTAATTCATGCAAAACAAAATCCGATACGACTGAATCATTTGTACTAAGATTGAATGTTCAATTTTGGCTCAGAAATCCAGTTATTTCACGGCGACAAATATCGTTAGAGACTTATACTTGGGTGTCCGATAATTCCATGTCGTGTTATCATACTGGTTATTAATAATTATTCGatagattaaaaataattttttgtgttgatatgattttgaatatatGTGCTCACTCAAAGATTTTGTATCTCATGATTAACTTGCAAAACGGACTTTTTAGACGCTTTacatcattatttaaaatatgcaaaagTTGACCAAAATACTAATAAATACATTACCTTGCAAATTATGGTAATACAGCATCCAAAATTTATACTGTCATCTTTACATATGTTTCAAACGTTTCGGGTTTTATTAATGCGTCAAATCTTTTATCAGTATCATTAATAACAAATGAAGTGTGCTTACCAAAGAAGTGATGGCTAATACTTGGGGTTACAGAATTGACATTATTGCTATCTTCATTGTCCTGGTACCTCCATCCTTCGGCCCATCCTGATGGGCATCCAGATTTTGGTTTTGGAAGCGAGTACCTTCCACTAGGCCAACTaacttaaattataaaatagatGTTTTAATGCATAGTTGTACAACTTTAGTAAATAGTTCGTCTGAATTATTCCTTACAAGTACCATCCTCTGATGcagaatctgaaaaaaatatacttaacgcagttaaaatttatcaaattggcTAACTGAAACTcttttttaagaatataaaaattgcattttataaTGGGTAGACTGTAAATTACAACGAACCTATATGATTTAAAAGTAGAAGTTATGAAATTATTTAACTTTGTGTAGACTTTAGATATGCTTCAAAAAGATTTGATTTATAATGATTCACCAGGGTAAATGTTATCAAGTCAGATTGTAATCTGTATTTAACAATGAATCGCACCTAAtataaatttgaacaaaaaggacaaaacatTCCTGCACAAGCAGATGCAATCATCAAAAacagaataaacatgttttCCATCTTGATCTGTTCTCAACTTAAATAAAAGAAGtcgtaaaaatatatttatcacatAGTTCACTATTTATGTAGTATACATACATTTAATACTGGAATCTATTGACAAAAAGAAAGTCAGAAAAACTGcgtgttaaaattattttttaacaagataTATTGAagctttgaattaaaaaaaattgtaattgttaAAGATTCGTACAAAATATGATTCACAAATATTTACACCTCTTCAACTGCATAACTAAAACAAACGAAACAGtctcattaaaatataaagatacatACCTTAAGCGACCTGAACTTCAACAATTGACAGACTGattatacttaaaagaaaattgtcattaaataaTAAGTTTTGACCAATAGAATAtcaaaggaaattaaaaatgctgcGTCAATCTACAGTGAAAGTACAAGGACatttttgatttcttttgaCCTTGTTTGTACTGCGCAGAATAGTACTAAAACTTACAATATGattataatatgtattattcataaaaaaacacgCAGAAATTGATACAGAGTAACAAACTTATCCTAAGTGATGATCATGGtttaaaaaagtaagaaaataagCAGGtgtaatcaaaaacaaaaatcgggGATTGACATAACCTAGACCAAGCATAAAACATGATACCAACAAAAACTGATATATTGTGCCTATAGTTTGTTTTCCATTGTATCCACGTAAATACGtaattcatatgttttttttaagaggGTTAAAGAAGTGTCAACAACTtatgacaattgttttaataCAGTCAAACCCATTAAAATCTGGGGATAGTAAGATTAAACAAACAtatgtccccagtacacggatgccccactcgcaatatcattttctatgttgtaaagaccttgaaattgagatgagaactctaatttgacattgaaactagaaagatcatatcgTAGGGACCATGTGCACTAAGTtgcaagttgattagacttcatcTTCATCTATAACTACCTTGACAAAATTcttaaacctgaagcgggacagacagacgaacaaacggacgcaaagaccagaaaacataatgcccctctactatcgcaGGTGGGGCATCCAAATAGTTTCAAGTGCGTGTATTAAACCTATCACActttattgtttactgtagcATTCTTACATCCTGTTATTTATAGTACCTGGAAATTTCAAAGCATATTTTTTCGTTCCATTTCATACGTCAATTAATGCGCTATTCAAATTACAGATAACAATAGACTATCGCTGTTTGAATCACGAGTTAAAGTACAAATCAAACCCGGTTCAATCCAATGTGTACATGTAGctatattttctgataatgtttaatatgataaaaaaaggtAAGCAATGTAGATGATTATACAATCTTACGTATAaattcttttgaattatttacatTGCAAGAAATTGCTCTACATAAGATGCAAAACCATTGTGGACAAGTATGATCTTGAAGCTTTTACCTTAAAACATTCTGTATACGACACAAACACTCacttaattaaacaaatattaacaaatagaaaaacgaTGAATCATTAAAACAGTAATTACACATTCTATTAGTTATACTAGTTCGAGAAGGAAATATGCAGTTTTCtcaagaaaaacaaatcaatattagaattttagaaatataacactgaaatgacaacattatatGACAGGACAAcggtacaaataaatgcaagagcatttaggacatacatgtagaaatagaaaaaataacaagttcAACTATAGTACATTTCTATAaggaaatagttatcaaatgtgcCAGGCTTATAATT
This is a stretch of genomic DNA from Mytilus trossulus isolate FHL-02 chromosome 6, PNRI_Mtr1.1.1.hap1, whole genome shotgun sequence. It encodes these proteins:
- the LOC134723086 gene encoding uncharacterized protein LOC134723086: MENMFILLLMIASACAVSWPSGRYSLPKPKSGCPSGWAEGWRYQDNEDSNNVNSVTPSISHHFFGTFGRNTKLYYCTKTSYSGSGSWPSGNYCIARYGSSCPSGFSTGNIYWDDEDNANANSHGGVLPYGVYDRNTKIEYCCRSDGSAYSYINLPTREPFYLYQYTSSCQRVRGMTVRQESVKTDDEDDRNNSSDGGTHPKKTDTTEVYYCYYVA